A genomic window from Quercus lobata isolate SW786 chromosome 10, ValleyOak3.0 Primary Assembly, whole genome shotgun sequence includes:
- the LOC115965454 gene encoding NAC domain-containing protein 92: MEESLPPGFRFHPTDEELITYYLTRKVSDLSFTSKAIAVVDLNKCEPWDLPGKASMGEKEWYFFSMRDRKYPTGLRTNRATEAGYWKTTGKDKEIFRTGVLVGMKKTLVFYKGRAPRGEKSNWVMHEYRLENKHPFKSSKEEWVVCRVFQKSAMKKPQQTPSTLPSLESPCDTNSIVNEFGDIELPNLNNIANSSSGFSNISPHSYNSDNNNINMNMNLNMNNWAAVREAAAASLPSLSWPSSLLSSGLSVNSLLLKALQLRNYQPRDATSTDYSYMPQGFSQFGSEHLSSNLQASSSKVLESVQQQQSEQPFNMDSMW, from the exons ATGGAGGAAAGTCTGCCTCCTGGCTTCAGATTCCACCCCACAGATGAAGAGCTCATTACGTATTATCTAACTCGCAAGGTTTCTGATCTTAGTTTCACGTCAAAAGCTATAGCCGTTGTTGATCTCAACAAGTGTGAACCTTGGGACCTCCCAG GCAAGGCTTCCATGGGCGAAAAAGAATGGTACTTTTTCAGCATGAGAGACCGAAAATACCCAACAGGTCTTCGAACCAACCGAGCCACTGAAGCAGGCTATTGGAAAACCACAGGGAAGGACAAGGAAATATTTCGTACTGGAGTGTTAGTTGGGATGAAGAAAACCCTAGTGTTTTACAAGGGAAGAGCTCCTAGGGGTGAGAAAAGCAATTGGGTTATGCATGAATATAGGCTAGAAAACAAGCATCCTTTCAAATCGTCAAAG GAAGAATGGGTGGTTTGTAGGGTTTTCCAAAAAAGTGCAATGAAAAAACCACAGCAGACACCATCAACGCTGCCATCTCTTGAGTCTCCATGCGATACAAACTCTATAGTAAACGAGTTTGGAGACATTGAGTTACCAAATTTGAATAACATTGCAAATTCATCAAGTGGGTTCAGTAACATATCACCGCATAGTTACAACAGcgacaataataatattaatatgaaCATGAACTTGAACATGAATAATTGGGCTGCAGTAAGGGAAGCAGCTGCGGCTAGTCTTCCATCACTCTCATGGCCTTCAAGCTTGCTAAGCTCTGGTCTTTCCGTGAATTCCTTGCTTCTCAAGGCATTACAACTGAGAAATTATCAACCAAGAGACGCTACAAGTACAGATTACTCGTATATGCCACAAGGGTTTTCTCAGTTTGGAAGTGAGcatttaagttcaaatttgcaAGCTTCTTCCTCTAAGGTTTTAGAATCTGTGCAACAACAGCAATCGGAGCAACCATTCAATATGGACTCCATGTGGTGA